Proteins encoded within one genomic window of Solibaculum mannosilyticum:
- the dnaG gene encoding DNA primase encodes MPLPESFMMELKARNDIESVVSSYVNLKRRGRNLVGLCPFHSEKTPSFTLYPENNSFYCFGCGAAGDAITFIRRIENLDYLEAVRFLAGRSGLAMPEDQADDGQAKLKASILEINRTAARFFYHTLYTPSGAAGLQYFHSRGLSDQTIKRFGLGFAPDSWDSLARYLRSKGYSPEEAQMADLLIPRRSGGHYDKFRNRVIFPIIDLRGNVIGFGGRVLDDTKPKYINTSDTMVYKKTMNLFAMNLAKNAKNGFLILAEGYMDVIAMHQAGFGNAVAALGTALTPQQARLMARYVPEVIVAGDADEAGVKAAARDIGILRDAGLKVRLLNLPDGKDPDEFIRRNGPERFQLLVEGAEGDVAYRLQVVKNRFDLTTPEGNVGYLEEAVKVLATIDNALECEIYAGRLAQELSVSRDTLLGQVRDQRRKNSRILKRQQFREIQKQTAGYTDQVNPERSKYPRAARAEETIIAILMQNPDYLSRVQAKLSSDRFLTSFHRRVYEAVCRELEAGIADPAMLLADLGEQFSVEEMSSISGIAARRAALQNTGDSLQELHDCIETILQEYEKNRIKDISSMSPEECAAYIASLKKKGC; translated from the coding sequence TTGCCGTTGCCCGAGAGCTTTATGATGGAACTCAAGGCCCGCAATGATATTGAAAGCGTGGTTTCCTCTTATGTCAATTTAAAACGGCGCGGTAGGAACTTGGTAGGGCTTTGTCCCTTCCACAGCGAAAAGACGCCTTCTTTTACCCTTTATCCGGAAAACAACTCGTTTTACTGTTTTGGATGCGGCGCGGCAGGGGATGCCATTACCTTCATCCGCCGCATCGAGAATTTGGATTATTTGGAAGCGGTGCGGTTTTTGGCGGGACGTTCCGGTCTTGCCATGCCGGAGGACCAGGCTGACGACGGCCAGGCAAAGCTCAAGGCCTCCATCCTGGAGATTAACCGGACAGCCGCCCGTTTCTTTTATCATACGCTTTATACGCCGTCCGGGGCCGCAGGCCTTCAGTATTTTCACAGCCGGGGCCTTTCCGACCAGACCATCAAGCGGTTTGGATTGGGTTTCGCGCCGGACAGTTGGGATTCTCTAGCCCGTTATCTCCGTTCCAAGGGATATTCTCCAGAAGAGGCCCAGATGGCCGACTTGCTTATCCCGCGCCGCAGCGGAGGACATTACGATAAATTCCGAAATAGGGTTATTTTCCCCATTATCGATTTAAGAGGGAATGTCATCGGTTTTGGAGGGCGGGTGCTGGACGATACCAAACCCAAGTACATCAACACATCCGATACTATGGTGTACAAAAAGACGATGAATCTCTTCGCCATGAACTTGGCGAAAAACGCCAAAAATGGATTTTTGATTTTGGCGGAGGGTTACATGGACGTTATCGCCATGCATCAGGCAGGATTCGGCAATGCCGTGGCCGCTTTGGGGACGGCCCTCACGCCTCAGCAGGCCCGGTTGATGGCCCGGTATGTGCCGGAGGTGATAGTTGCCGGGGACGCCGATGAAGCAGGCGTTAAGGCCGCGGCACGGGATATTGGTATCCTGCGGGATGCCGGGTTAAAGGTGCGGCTTCTCAACCTGCCCGACGGCAAGGATCCGGATGAATTTATCCGCCGCAACGGCCCGGAACGGTTCCAGTTGCTAGTGGAGGGCGCCGAAGGGGATGTAGCCTATCGGCTTCAGGTGGTCAAGAACCGGTTTGATCTGACTACACCGGAAGGCAACGTAGGTTATTTGGAAGAAGCCGTCAAAGTTCTTGCCACCATTGACAATGCGTTGGAATGTGAAATCTACGCCGGACGTCTGGCTCAGGAGCTGTCGGTATCCCGTGATACGCTGCTCGGCCAAGTCCGGGATCAGCGGCGGAAAAACAGCCGTATCCTAAAGCGCCAGCAGTTTCGGGAAATCCAGAAACAAACAGCCGGCTATACCGATCAGGTCAATCCCGAACGCAGCAAATATCCCCGTGCCGCACGGGCGGAGGAGACGATCATAGCGATCCTCATGCAAAATCCCGACTATCTATCCCGGGTGCAAGCAAAGCTGTCCAGCGATCGGTTCCTTACCTCCTTCCATCGCCGCGTCTATGAGGCGGTTTGTAGAGAACTGGAGGCGGGCATCGCCGATCCCGCTATGCTGCTTGCCGATTTGGGAGAACAGTTTTCGGTGGAGGAAATGTCCAGTATTTCAGGAATTGCCGCCCGCCGTGCCGCCCTTCAGAATACAGGGGATAGCTTACAAGAACTGCATGACTGTATAGAAAC
- a CDS encoding deoxyguanosinetriphosphate triphosphohydrolase, which produces MTVRERTQAFEAQFLSSKAVLSADTKGRERPEEECPLRTPFQRDRDRILHCKAFRRLKHKTQVFLSPEKDHYRTRLTHTLEVAQVARTIARALQLNEDLTEAISLGHDLGHTPFGHAGERALRQVSPCGFTHYDQSVRVVQKLEKEGRGLNLTWEVINGIERHTTGEEASTLEGRVVRLADRIAYINHDIEDAIRGGVLREEDIPEEIHRVLGRSRTQRITTLVNSVVEHSVDTICLGDEVQKQFDQLHSFMFDQVYTNPKAKSEEGKAIALIQHLYCHFVMHPDKLPGEFAVIRDRDGGERAALDYIAGMSDQYAVQIFEALYVPKRWSI; this is translated from the coding sequence TTGACTGTGCGGGAACGTACACAAGCATTTGAAGCTCAATTTTTATCGTCTAAGGCAGTGCTTTCAGCCGATACCAAGGGAAGGGAACGTCCAGAGGAGGAATGTCCTCTTAGAACCCCGTTTCAGCGGGACCGAGACCGCATTCTCCACTGTAAGGCTTTCCGCCGTCTAAAACATAAGACACAGGTGTTTCTTTCACCGGAAAAGGATCATTACCGTACTCGGCTGACCCATACGCTGGAGGTTGCTCAGGTGGCCAGGACCATCGCCCGGGCTCTCCAGCTCAATGAGGATTTAACTGAAGCCATCAGCTTGGGGCACGATTTGGGACATACCCCCTTTGGACACGCGGGGGAACGGGCGTTGCGTCAGGTTTCGCCGTGCGGGTTTACCCATTATGATCAGAGTGTCCGAGTGGTGCAAAAGCTGGAGAAGGAAGGACGTGGCCTGAATCTGACCTGGGAGGTCATCAACGGCATCGAACGACATACCACCGGGGAGGAAGCCTCGACTCTGGAGGGGCGAGTGGTTCGTCTGGCCGACCGCATCGCCTATATCAACCACGATATTGAGGACGCCATCCGAGGCGGCGTGCTGCGGGAGGAGGATATCCCAGAGGAGATCCATCGGGTGTTGGGCAGAAGCCGGACACAGCGCATCACGACGCTGGTGAATTCTGTGGTGGAACACAGCGTCGATACCATCTGCTTAGGGGATGAAGTCCAGAAGCAGTTTGATCAGCTTCACAGCTTTATGTTTGACCAGGTGTACACCAATCCCAAGGCCAAAAGCGAAGAGGGCAAGGCCATTGCCCTGATCCAGCATCTTTATTGTCATTTTGTCATGCATCCGGACAAGCTCCCCGGTGAATTTGCCGTCATCCGGGATCGGGATGGGGGAGAACGCGCCGCTTTGGATTATATCGCCGGCATGAGCGATCAATACGCCGTCCAGATCTTTGAGGCGCTTTATGTGCCAAAACGATGGAGCATTTAG
- a CDS encoding YigZ family protein, with the protein MRPYLTILHPGEDEFVEKRSRFIGRIRPVTTEQQALDFINEMRAKHWDATHNCYAYVLREGQTRRYSDDGEPQGTAGVPMLDVLLGAGLTDVAVVVTRYFGGVLLGTGGLVRAYSKGARVAVDATGIVTMQPCQLGMVTCDYNQYGRISALIPQLGGKVEDAQFGMVVVVNFSIPCEQVGALEKALADATRGEIIPRLTEIRYMPCEKGFDR; encoded by the coding sequence ATGAGACCCTATTTGACGATTTTACATCCCGGCGAGGATGAATTTGTAGAAAAGAGGTCCCGGTTTATCGGCCGGATCCGCCCGGTGACTACTGAACAACAGGCGTTGGATTTCATCAACGAGATGCGTGCAAAACACTGGGACGCAACCCATAACTGTTATGCCTACGTGCTCCGGGAGGGGCAGACCCGTCGGTATTCCGACGACGGGGAACCTCAAGGTACTGCCGGCGTCCCCATGCTGGACGTGTTATTGGGGGCGGGGCTTACCGATGTAGCGGTGGTGGTCACCCGATACTTTGGCGGCGTATTGCTGGGGACGGGAGGATTGGTCCGGGCTTATTCCAAAGGCGCCCGGGTGGCGGTGGATGCCACTGGAATTGTCACCATGCAGCCCTGCCAGTTGGGAATGGTGACCTGTGACTACAACCAATACGGCCGCATCTCTGCCCTCATCCCCCAGCTAGGGGGAAAGGTGGAGGACGCCCAGTTTGGAATGGTGGTAGTGGTCAATTTTTCCATCCCATGTGAACAGGTGGGGGCTTTGGAAAAAGCGTTGGCCGATGCCACGCGGGGAGAGATTATTCCCCGACTGACGGAGATTCGATATATGCCATGTGAAAAAGGCTTTGATAGATGA
- the rpmE gene encoding 50S ribosomal protein L31 codes for MKENIHPKYEATTIRCACGEVIETRSTKKDIRVEICSKCHPFFTGKQKLVDTGGRVDRFKKRFNMQDK; via the coding sequence ATGAAGGAAAACATCCATCCCAAGTATGAAGCCACTACCATCCGCTGCGCATGCGGTGAGGTAATTGAGACTCGTTCTACCAAAAAGGATATCCGCGTTGAAATCTGCTCCAAGTGCCATCCTTTCTTTACCGGCAAGCAGAAGCTGGTAGACACTGGCGGACGTGTCGATCGTTTCAAGAAGCGCTTCAATATGCAGGATAAATAA
- a CDS encoding TM2 domain-containing protein: protein MYCKNCGAQLPNGAYVCPQCGVPAGQGDRYCANCGQQTDPMAVVCVHCGASTKQPYPPQYQPASPYAQQKSKIAAGLLGIFLGALGVHNFYLGYTNKAIIQILLGTVGILLCGLGPVVSGIWGLVEGIMILAGSITCDADGVPLSN, encoded by the coding sequence GTGTACTGCAAAAATTGTGGAGCGCAGTTGCCAAATGGAGCGTATGTTTGTCCCCAGTGCGGAGTGCCGGCGGGACAAGGGGATCGTTATTGTGCCAACTGCGGTCAGCAGACCGATCCCATGGCTGTGGTGTGCGTTCATTGTGGTGCGTCCACCAAGCAGCCTTATCCGCCCCAGTATCAGCCGGCTTCCCCTTATGCGCAGCAAAAGTCAAAAATAGCAGCGGGATTGCTGGGCATTTTCCTGGGAGCATTGGGAGTGCATAACTTCTACCTGGGATATACCAACAAAGCCATCATCCAGATTTTGCTCGGTACAGTGGGCATCCTCCTTTGTGGTCTGGGTCCAGTGGTGTCCGGGATCTGGGGCCTGGTGGAAGGTATTATGATCCTTGCAGGTTCCATTACCTGTGATGCCGACGGCGTTCCCCTGAGTAACTGA
- the alr gene encoding alanine racemase yields the protein MVNYLKRTWAEINLDALEHNYHQIRGALTPGSRMMCVVKADGYGHGAIPVAQELAHLGAEWFGVSNLEEALQLREGGIQQPILILGYTPPSKAETLSQNGISQTVFSLEYAKALSLKAEEADVTVKMHIKVDTGMSRIGFLYHDEEKDCQAIDEMVEVSGLPGLCAEGIFTHFAAADDREQEPFTERQYELFMEAVGKLEEKGIAFQLRHCCNSAAVMSHPEMHLDMVRPGIILYGNAPSDQMDIPLDLHPAMELKTVISQVKEVEPGNTVSYSRTFETKRTTRIATVPIGYADGYPRGLSSRADMLVAGQRARVIGRVCMDQLMLDVSGNQEARPGMTVTVFGRDHGAFLPMEEVSGLAGTINYETMCLIGKRVPRIYLRHGKKVEQLNYILPDSTMPLNF from the coding sequence ATGGTTAATTATTTAAAACGCACCTGGGCGGAAATCAATTTAGACGCTTTGGAACACAATTATCATCAGATCCGCGGGGCATTGACGCCGGGGAGCCGTATGATGTGCGTGGTCAAGGCCGATGGATATGGACATGGAGCCATTCCAGTGGCACAGGAATTGGCTCATCTGGGAGCCGAATGGTTCGGCGTCTCCAACTTGGAGGAGGCCTTACAGCTGCGGGAAGGAGGGATCCAGCAGCCCATCCTGATTTTGGGATATACGCCTCCCAGCAAGGCGGAAACATTATCGCAAAACGGCATTTCCCAGACGGTATTTTCTTTGGAATATGCAAAAGCCCTTTCCCTCAAAGCGGAAGAGGCGGATGTCACAGTCAAGATGCATATAAAGGTGGATACCGGCATGAGCCGCATCGGATTCCTTTATCACGATGAGGAAAAAGACTGCCAGGCCATCGATGAGATGGTGGAAGTCAGCGGCCTTCCGGGACTTTGTGCCGAAGGGATTTTTACCCATTTTGCCGCCGCGGACGACCGGGAACAAGAACCCTTTACCGAAAGGCAATATGAACTGTTTATGGAGGCCGTTGGGAAGCTGGAGGAGAAGGGCATTGCATTTCAGCTGCGCCATTGCTGCAACAGCGCCGCTGTTATGTCCCATCCCGAGATGCATTTGGATATGGTGCGTCCCGGTATCATTTTATACGGCAACGCCCCTTCCGATCAAATGGATATTCCATTGGATCTGCATCCCGCCATGGAGCTGAAAACGGTCATTTCGCAGGTCAAGGAGGTAGAGCCGGGCAATACCGTCAGCTATTCCCGGACCTTTGAAACAAAAAGAACGACCCGCATTGCCACCGTGCCCATCGGATATGCCGACGGGTATCCCCGGGGACTTTCCTCCCGGGCGGATATGCTGGTGGCAGGACAGCGTGCACGGGTCATTGGCCGGGTGTGTATGGATCAGCTGATGCTGGACGTCAGCGGCAACCAGGAGGCAAGGCCCGGCATGACGGTAACGGTATTCGGCCGCGATCACGGTGCGTTCCTGCCCATGGAAGAGGTATCGGGACTTGCCGGAACCATCAATTATGAGACCATGTGCCTGATTGGAAAACGGGTGCCGCGTATCTATCTGCGTCACGGGAAAAAGGTGGAGCAGCTCAACTATATTCTGCCAGATTCTACAATGCCGTTGAATTTTTGA
- a CDS encoding phosphoribosylformylglycinamidine synthase: MSVLRVYVEKRPGFDIEAHHILSDLQEHLGLRALTGLRLANRYDVEGLSAGQFESAKVTVFSEPNQDFVYDERWPTDGQRVFAIEYLPGQYDQRADSAAQCIQLLTQGERPKVTNARVYALEGDISDEDFERIQHYLVNPVESRIASMEKPENLDMEVEYPGDVPLVEGFIRMDADAIAQYWKQMGFAMSVEDLRFCQDYFRDTERRDPTVTELRVIDTYWSDHCRHTTFLTKLDDIKVEPGRYAAAVEQAIADYFAVREDLYGKREKNVCLMDMAVIGAKYLRKQGKIPDLDVSEEINACSIQVPVEIDGKTEQWLVQFKNETHNHPTEIEPFGGAATCLGGAIRDPLSGRAYVYQAMRVTGSGDPTAKMEDTIPGKLPQRKITTGAASGYSSYGNQIGLATGQVTELYHPGYMAKRLEIGAVVGASPKENVMRGVPEPGDTIVLLGGRTGRDGCGGATGSSKAHTDESLTTCGAEVQKGNPPIERKLQRLFRNPEVSTLIKRCNDFGAGGVCVAIGELADGLRINLDSVPRKYEGLDGTELAISESQERMAVVLDSDDVHTFIEAADAENLEATPVAVVTGDDRLRMTWRDDVIVDISRDFLNTNGVTQHASAVITPADPDACYLQQVPEELKGKNMRDTMLQNMSRLEVCCQKGLSEMFDASIGAASVLMPFAGKYQLTPEEAMVAKLPLLKGQTDDATVMGYGFIPKVSQWSPFHGAAWAVVESLSKLAAVGADALSARLTFQEYFERLHDVPQRWGKPTSALLGALTAQLKLGIPSIGGKDSMSGSFNELDVPPTLVSFALAMTKASRTISAAFQQPGSRVVCLPIPTDPDTMLPDWDQLKAYYQTVFDWSENGAIRSASVVREGGVAAGVARMSFGNRIGLAFAGSPDEVQLFAPREGSLVLELDDDVILPKDFAVENLGTTTTQAALCIGEETISIDELQSAWMGKLEKVFPVFAPDAPDYGMQVPLFDKRPSYSPSIKEAKPRVLIPVFPGTNCEIDTARAFEKAGAIPEIVVVNNLTAYGIEQTIDRLADRIKQCQMIMLPGGFSGGDEPDGSGKFIATTLRNPRIAEAIQDLLKNRDGLMLGICNGFQALIKLGLLPHGEIRDVTPEDPTLTFNTLGRHVSRMVYTRVTSVKSPWLSLVNAGDIHTVPVSHGEGRFVASKEVMERLIQNGQIAFQYVDPDGIPSNHINWNPNGSVCAVEGICSPDGRILGKMGHSERKGTDLYKNVPGEKDQLLFESGVQYFK, from the coding sequence ATGTCAGTACTGCGGGTGTATGTGGAAAAGCGGCCGGGTTTCGACATTGAAGCCCACCATATTCTCTCCGATTTGCAGGAGCATCTGGGGCTTCGCGCCTTAACCGGCCTGCGTCTAGCCAACCGTTACGACGTTGAAGGACTTTCGGCCGGTCAGTTTGAGTCGGCTAAGGTCACTGTTTTTTCCGAACCCAATCAGGATTTTGTGTACGATGAGAGGTGGCCTACCGATGGCCAACGGGTATTTGCCATCGAATATCTGCCCGGTCAATACGATCAGCGGGCCGATTCAGCCGCCCAGTGCATCCAGCTGCTCACCCAGGGGGAACGTCCCAAGGTGACAAACGCCAGGGTCTATGCGCTGGAAGGGGACATCTCCGATGAAGATTTTGAGCGGATCCAGCATTATCTGGTAAACCCGGTGGAATCCCGCATTGCCTCCATGGAGAAACCGGAAAATCTGGACATGGAAGTGGAATATCCCGGCGACGTGCCGTTGGTAGAGGGCTTTATCCGCATGGATGCCGACGCCATCGCCCAGTATTGGAAACAGATGGGCTTTGCTATGAGCGTAGAGGATCTGCGCTTCTGCCAGGATTATTTCCGCGATACCGAACGCCGTGATCCCACCGTCACAGAACTGCGGGTCATCGACACCTATTGGTCGGATCACTGCCGCCATACCACTTTCCTGACCAAACTGGACGATATCAAGGTGGAGCCCGGCCGTTATGCCGCGGCGGTGGAACAGGCCATTGCCGATTATTTTGCCGTCCGGGAAGACCTTTACGGCAAACGGGAGAAAAACGTCTGTCTGATGGATATGGCGGTTATCGGCGCCAAATATTTGAGAAAGCAGGGTAAAATTCCTGATCTGGATGTCTCGGAAGAAATCAATGCCTGCTCCATCCAAGTGCCGGTGGAAATCGACGGCAAAACCGAACAATGGCTGGTGCAGTTTAAGAACGAAACCCACAACCATCCCACCGAAATCGAACCCTTCGGCGGTGCAGCCACCTGTTTGGGCGGCGCCATCCGCGATCCCTTATCCGGCCGCGCCTATGTGTACCAGGCTATGCGCGTCACTGGTTCGGGCGATCCCACCGCCAAGATGGAAGATACCATTCCCGGCAAGCTGCCTCAGCGTAAAATCACCACGGGCGCTGCTTCCGGCTACTCCTCCTACGGCAACCAGATCGGCCTGGCCACCGGCCAAGTCACCGAACTCTATCATCCCGGCTACATGGCCAAACGTCTGGAGATCGGCGCTGTAGTCGGCGCTTCTCCCAAGGAAAACGTGATGCGGGGCGTACCAGAGCCTGGGGATACCATCGTCCTACTGGGCGGACGTACCGGTCGTGACGGATGCGGCGGCGCTACCGGTTCCTCCAAGGCCCACACCGATGAATCCCTTACCACTTGCGGCGCTGAGGTCCAGAAGGGCAATCCTCCCATCGAGAGGAAATTACAGCGTCTCTTCCGCAATCCGGAGGTGTCCACCCTCATCAAACGGTGCAATGACTTCGGCGCCGGCGGCGTGTGCGTCGCCATCGGCGAACTGGCCGACGGTCTGCGCATCAATTTGGACAGCGTCCCCCGCAAATACGAGGGCCTGGACGGTACAGAGCTTGCCATCTCGGAATCCCAGGAACGTATGGCGGTGGTTCTGGATTCCGACGACGTCCATACCTTCATCGAAGCGGCGGATGCGGAAAATCTGGAGGCTACGCCGGTGGCCGTCGTGACAGGCGACGACCGTTTGCGCATGACCTGGCGCGACGACGTCATTGTGGATATCTCCCGCGATTTTCTCAACACCAACGGCGTCACCCAGCATGCATCGGCCGTCATTACCCCTGCCGATCCGGATGCCTGCTATTTACAACAGGTTCCAGAGGAACTGAAAGGTAAAAACATGCGGGACACCATGCTGCAAAATATGTCCCGGTTGGAAGTGTGTTGTCAAAAGGGCCTTTCCGAGATGTTCGACGCCTCCATCGGCGCGGCATCGGTGCTCATGCCTTTTGCCGGCAAGTATCAGCTGACCCCTGAAGAAGCGATGGTGGCAAAGCTCCCCCTGCTCAAAGGGCAAACCGATGACGCCACTGTCATGGGCTACGGTTTTATCCCCAAAGTATCCCAGTGGAGCCCCTTCCACGGCGCTGCATGGGCTGTGGTGGAATCCCTCTCTAAGCTGGCAGCTGTAGGCGCCGACGCTTTGAGCGCTCGTCTCACCTTCCAGGAATACTTTGAACGTCTTCACGACGTACCTCAGCGTTGGGGCAAGCCCACTTCGGCACTGTTGGGCGCTTTGACAGCCCAGCTCAAATTAGGTATCCCCTCCATCGGCGGCAAGGACAGTATGTCCGGTTCCTTCAATGAGCTGGATGTCCCTCCCACCTTGGTGAGCTTTGCCTTGGCCATGACCAAAGCAAGCCGTACCATCTCGGCGGCCTTCCAGCAGCCCGGATCCCGTGTGGTATGCCTACCCATCCCCACTGACCCAGACACCATGCTGCCCGATTGGGATCAGCTTAAAGCGTATTACCAGACGGTATTTGATTGGAGCGAAAACGGCGCGATTCGTTCGGCCTCTGTCGTCCGGGAGGGCGGCGTGGCTGCTGGTGTAGCCCGTATGTCCTTCGGCAACCGCATCGGCTTAGCCTTTGCCGGCTCTCCTGATGAAGTCCAGTTGTTTGCCCCCCGTGAAGGCTCCCTGGTTCTGGAATTGGATGACGACGTCATTCTTCCTAAGGATTTCGCTGTGGAAAACCTGGGCACTACCACTACACAAGCCGCACTCTGCATCGGTGAGGAAACCATCTCCATTGATGAGCTACAAAGTGCTTGGATGGGCAAACTAGAAAAAGTATTCCCCGTCTTTGCCCCCGATGCCCCCGACTATGGCATGCAGGTTCCGCTGTTTGATAAACGTCCTTCCTATTCTCCTTCTATCAAGGAAGCAAAACCCCGGGTACTGATTCCAGTATTCCCCGGTACCAACTGTGAAATCGATACCGCCCGCGCCTTTGAAAAGGCCGGCGCCATCCCGGAGATTGTGGTGGTCAACAACCTGACCGCTTACGGTATTGAACAGACCATCGACCGTTTGGCAGATCGCATTAAACAATGTCAGATGATTATGCTACCCGGCGGTTTTTCCGGTGGCGATGAACCGGATGGTTCCGGTAAGTTTATCGCCACCACTCTGCGCAATCCCCGGATTGCCGAAGCCATTCAAGACCTTCTGAAAAATCGCGATGGATTGATGCTGGGTATTTGTAACGGCTTCCAGGCTCTCATTAAATTGGGTCTTCTCCCTCACGGCGAGATCCGTGACGTCACCCCCGAAGATCCCACCCTGACCTTTAACACATTGGGCCGTCACGTCTCCCGCATGGTATATACTCGTGTGACCTCGGTCAAATCACCGTGGCTCTCCCTGGTGAATGCAGGTGATATCCACACAGTACCGGTATCCCACGGCGAAGGCCGTTTTGTCGCCAGCAAAGAGGTCATGGAACGCCTCATTCAGAATGGCCAAATTGCCTTCCAGTACGTGGATCCCGACGGCATTCCCAGCAATCACATCAACTGGAATCCTAACGGTTCGGTATGTGCAGTGGAGGGAATTTGCAGTCCCGATGGCCGCATCTTGGGCAAGATGGGACATTCCGAACGCAAAGGTACCGATCTTTATAAAAATGTCCCCGGTGAAAAGGATCAGCTTTTGTTTGAATCAGGTGTGCAGTATTTTAAATAA
- a CDS encoding RNA polymerase sigma factor, whose product MKLYNLEAAFQEGIEEALEEVIHQYGHALLRYCHQILCDYHEAQDAVQMTFLKAYDQRKSFQPGTSMSAWLRRIAYTTCIDLVRKRKLLLFEAPSHQTSDTMSEDCRKALRKISASDRALLYGRIMEERSYAELSRIHNKSEAALRKQFERAKKAMAKYLKETNEYYARLEEQK is encoded by the coding sequence ATGAAGCTCTACAATTTAGAAGCGGCGTTTCAGGAGGGGATTGAAGAAGCTTTAGAAGAAGTCATCCATCAGTATGGTCATGCACTGCTCCGGTATTGCCACCAAATCCTGTGCGATTACCATGAAGCGCAGGATGCGGTGCAAATGACGTTTCTCAAAGCCTACGATCAAAGGAAGAGTTTCCAGCCGGGAACCTCTATGTCAGCATGGCTTAGGCGTATTGCCTATACCACCTGCATCGATCTTGTACGAAAAAGGAAATTATTGCTTTTTGAGGCCCCATCCCATCAGACATCCGACACCATGAGTGAGGATTGCCGGAAAGCATTGCGAAAGATCTCCGCCTCCGACCGAGCATTGTTGTACGGCCGGATCATGGAGGAACGATCGTATGCAGAGCTTTCCAGAATCCACAACAAATCGGAGGCCGCTTTGCGAAAGCAGTTTGAACGGGCAAAGAAAGCCATGGCCAAGTACTTAAAGGAAACCAATGAATACTACGCAAGATTGGAGGAGCAAAAATGA